A genomic window from Thiomonas arsenitoxydans includes:
- a CDS encoding sigma 54-interacting transcriptional regulator codes for MPATVLLVDDDPDLRQLLAIRLRSAGYAPVTAASGAEALGSLAASRPSAVITDLRMDGMDGLSLFEHIRAQDPSLPVIILTAHGTIPDAVDATQRGVFGFLTKPFEARELLALLERAIALQPKQAAAPSPKDEAWRADILTASPRMLALLSEAGLVARSEASVLIRGESGTGKEMLARAIHRASARQAGPFVAINCAAIPETLLESELFGHAKGSFTGASQAQTGLFQQASGGTLFLDEIGDMPLPLQVKLLRVLQERQVRPLGAAQAVDVDVRIVSATHRDLDAAIALGQFRDDLYYRLNVVTLHLPPLRERREDIAMLAQHALKILTPRLHRRITGFTPDALDLLQQQDWPGNVRQLMNVVEQCCALSTTSRIPATSVTRALRLKPTTLLPFAEAREQFERDYLAQLLKMSNGNVAQAARLAQRNRTEFYRLLGKHHLDPAQFKAAAEEAPPQD; via the coding sequence ATGCCCGCAACCGTTCTTCTGGTGGATGACGACCCCGACCTGCGCCAGCTGCTGGCCATCCGTCTGCGCTCGGCCGGCTACGCGCCCGTCACCGCCGCCAGCGGCGCCGAGGCGCTGGGCAGCCTGGCGGCCAGCCGCCCCAGCGCGGTCATCACCGATCTGCGCATGGACGGTATGGACGGGCTGTCGCTGTTCGAGCACATCCGCGCGCAAGACCCATCGCTGCCGGTCATCATCCTCACCGCGCACGGCACCATTCCCGACGCGGTGGACGCCACGCAGCGCGGCGTGTTCGGCTTTCTGACCAAGCCGTTCGAAGCGCGCGAGCTGCTTGCCCTGCTGGAGCGTGCGATCGCGCTGCAGCCCAAGCAAGCCGCCGCGCCCTCGCCCAAGGACGAAGCCTGGCGCGCCGACATTCTCACCGCCAGTCCGCGCATGCTCGCACTGCTGTCCGAAGCCGGACTGGTGGCGCGCAGCGAGGCCAGCGTGCTCATTCGCGGCGAGTCGGGCACCGGCAAGGAAATGCTGGCCCGCGCCATTCACCGTGCCAGCGCGCGGCAGGCCGGGCCGTTCGTCGCCATCAACTGCGCCGCCATTCCCGAAACCCTGCTCGAGTCGGAACTTTTCGGCCATGCCAAGGGTTCGTTCACCGGCGCCAGCCAGGCGCAGACCGGGCTGTTCCAGCAGGCCAGCGGCGGCACGCTGTTTCTCGACGAGATCGGCGATATGCCGCTGCCGCTGCAGGTCAAGCTGCTGCGCGTGCTGCAAGAGCGCCAGGTGCGCCCGCTGGGCGCGGCGCAGGCGGTGGATGTGGACGTGCGCATCGTCTCCGCCACCCACCGCGATCTCGACGCCGCCATCGCCCTCGGCCAGTTTCGCGACGACCTGTATTACCGCCTCAATGTCGTCACCCTGCACCTGCCGCCGCTGCGCGAGCGACGCGAAGACATCGCCATGCTGGCGCAGCATGCGCTGAAGATCCTCACCCCCCGGCTGCACCGGCGCATCACCGGCTTCACGCCCGACGCGCTCGATCTGCTGCAACAACAAGACTGGCCCGGCAACGTGCGCCAGCTCATGAACGTGGTCGAGCAGTGCTGCGCGCTGAGTACCACCAGCCGCATCCCGGCCACCTCGGTGACGCGAGCGCTGCGGCTCAAACCCACCACCCTGCTGCCTTTCGCCGAAGCCCGCGAACAGTTCGAGCGCGACTATCTGGCCCAGTTGCTCAAGATGAGCAACGGCAATGTCGCCCAGGCCGCGCGGCTGGCGCAACGCAACCGCACCGAGTTCTATCGCCTGCTCGGCAAGCACCATCTCGACCCGGCGCAGTTCAAAGCCGCTGCCGAAGAAGCGCCGCCGCAAGACTAG
- a CDS encoding dihydrolipoyl dehydrogenase: MRHVHIAILGAGTAGLTALSQVRKHTDDFVIINHGPYGTTCARVGCMPSKALIQAADDFHRGSQLATLGIRGGEGLKVDLPAVLQRVRDYRDARVAGVLGATHSLQPAQNIAGRARLDGPGRVIVTHDDGREEVIAADRILIATGSRPVVPQAWQAFGNRILTTDDLFERPDLPRRIAVVGLGVIGLELGQALARLGLDVHGFELRESLGPLTDPVIQAEAQHRIGAEFPLHLGRAVDLREGAAGTLIVDNGESPVEVDAVLAAMGRRTNTDGLGLQTLGVPLDARGLPDFDRNTLQIGDLPVYFTGDVNGELQVLHEASDEGFIAAFNALHGTTCFRRRVPLAIAFTDPQIAVVGQTWQALQGRSFATGGFNFAQQARAMAMLRAAGQLHVYAEPGSGKLLGAEMCVPGAEHLGHLLALALQRNMTVAELLTLPFYHPVLEEGLRAALRVLARAVYGEAPLEMARL; the protein is encoded by the coding sequence GTGCGTCACGTTCATATCGCCATCCTTGGCGCCGGCACAGCCGGGCTCACCGCGCTGTCGCAGGTGCGCAAGCACACCGACGACTTTGTCATCATCAACCACGGCCCCTACGGCACCACCTGCGCCCGAGTGGGCTGCATGCCGTCCAAGGCGCTGATCCAGGCGGCCGACGACTTTCATCGCGGCAGCCAGCTGGCTACCCTGGGCATCCGCGGCGGCGAGGGGCTCAAGGTCGATCTGCCCGCCGTGCTGCAGCGGGTGCGCGACTACCGCGATGCGCGCGTGGCCGGGGTGCTGGGCGCGACTCACAGCCTGCAGCCTGCGCAGAACATCGCCGGGCGGGCCCGGCTCGACGGGCCGGGTCGCGTCATCGTCACCCACGACGACGGACGCGAAGAGGTCATCGCCGCCGACCGCATTCTCATCGCCACCGGCAGCCGTCCGGTGGTGCCGCAAGCGTGGCAGGCGTTTGGCAACCGCATTCTCACCACCGACGACCTGTTCGAGCGCCCCGATCTGCCGCGCCGCATCGCCGTGGTCGGGTTGGGGGTGATCGGCCTCGAACTGGGGCAGGCGCTGGCACGGCTGGGCCTGGACGTGCACGGCTTCGAGCTGCGCGAAAGCCTCGGGCCGTTGACCGATCCGGTCATCCAGGCCGAGGCGCAACACCGCATCGGCGCCGAATTTCCTCTCCATCTGGGCCGCGCCGTCGATCTGCGCGAAGGGGCTGCGGGCACGCTGATCGTGGACAACGGCGAAAGCCCGGTCGAGGTCGATGCCGTGCTGGCAGCCATGGGGCGGCGCACCAACACCGACGGCCTTGGGCTTCAAACGCTGGGCGTGCCGCTCGACGCCCGCGGCCTGCCCGACTTCGACCGCAACACCCTGCAGATCGGCGACCTGCCGGTGTATTTCACCGGCGACGTGAACGGCGAGCTGCAAGTGCTGCACGAGGCGTCCGACGAAGGCTTCATCGCCGCCTTCAATGCCCTGCATGGCACGACGTGCTTTCGCCGTCGCGTGCCGCTGGCCATCGCCTTCACCGATCCGCAGATTGCCGTGGTCGGCCAGACCTGGCAGGCGTTGCAGGGGCGGTCGTTTGCTACCGGCGGGTTCAACTTCGCCCAGCAGGCGCGCGCCATGGCCATGCTGCGCGCGGCCGGACAATTGCATGTGTACGCCGAGCCCGGCAGCGGCAAACTGCTGGGGGCGGAGATGTGCGTGCCCGGCGCCGAGCATCTGGGGCATCTGCTGGCCCTGGCCCTGCAGCGCAACATGACCGTGGCCGAACTGCTCACCCTGCCCTTCTATCACCCGGTGCTCGAAGAGGGTTTGCGCGCGGCGTTGCGGGTGCTGGCGCGCGCGGTGTATGGTGAAGCGCCGCTGGAAATGGCGCGGCTGTAA
- the cydC gene encoding thiol reductant ABC exporter subunit CydC — protein MRWNPLPPDFDLPQARADLKRLVGLFAPYRNWMLWGALAALLTLLANVALMTASGWFIAQMALVGLVGAAMDYFTPAAFIRGMAITRTAGRYIERLITHEATFRLLQELRVWFYRRLEPLAPARLQELRSADLSSRLISDIDALNHLYLRVLVPVGVALLGGALILGMMTLYSGRVAASTLLFLLLAGVAVPLLTFRLGHGPGRRLVALRAELRSAAVDGLQGLGELRVYGGAARQAQRIDALTDVMIGQQRQLSRATGLSQGLLGLSANLAMWCALLLAIPLVTDASITPAELPMLALFVLSSFEAVLPLPLALQMLGETLAAARRVFGILDARPQVEEPADMPVPQWERADVEIDGLRLRYPGARGEAAWALDGLSLQLRAGERVALVGPSGAGKSTLVQALLRFWDYQEGSVRIGGHDLRAWPGEALRAHIAVVSQDTYLFNTTIRDNLMLAKPEATEDEVIAACKAAQLHDFIAALPEGYETWVGEAGMRLSGGQARRVAIARALLRNAPLLILDEPTEGLDALTERDLLRDLVQLMQGRTVLLISHRIAALPAAVDRVLVMEAGRVVEAGAPAELLARQGGAFRALHDAL, from the coding sequence ATGCGCTGGAACCCGCTGCCGCCCGATTTCGATCTGCCCCAGGCCCGCGCCGATTTGAAGCGGCTCGTCGGTTTGTTTGCGCCCTACCGCAACTGGATGTTGTGGGGCGCGCTCGCCGCGCTGCTCACCCTGCTCGCCAATGTGGCACTGATGACGGCCTCGGGCTGGTTCATCGCGCAAATGGCGCTGGTCGGCCTGGTGGGCGCGGCGATGGATTACTTCACCCCGGCCGCCTTCATCCGCGGCATGGCCATCACCCGCACCGCCGGGCGCTATATCGAACGCCTGATCACGCACGAAGCCACCTTCCGGCTGCTGCAGGAACTGCGGGTGTGGTTCTACCGACGGCTGGAGCCGCTGGCCCCGGCGCGGCTGCAAGAGCTGCGCAGCGCCGACCTGAGCAGCCGCCTCATCAGCGACATCGACGCGCTCAACCACCTCTACCTGCGCGTGCTCGTGCCCGTGGGCGTGGCGCTGCTGGGCGGCGCGCTTATTCTGGGCATGATGACGCTCTACAGCGGGCGGGTGGCGGCGTCCACCCTGCTGTTCCTGCTGCTGGCCGGGGTGGCCGTGCCCCTGCTCACCTTCCGCCTGGGGCATGGCCCGGGGCGGCGGCTGGTTGCGCTGCGCGCCGAATTGCGCAGCGCCGCAGTCGATGGCTTGCAGGGGCTGGGCGAGCTGCGGGTTTATGGCGGGGCGGCGCGGCAGGCGCAGCGCATCGACGCGCTGACCGACGTCATGATCGGCCAGCAGCGCCAGCTCAGCCGCGCCACCGGCCTGTCACAAGGGCTGCTCGGGCTGTCGGCCAATCTGGCGATGTGGTGTGCGCTGTTGCTGGCCATTCCGCTGGTGACTGATGCGTCCATCACCCCGGCCGAACTGCCGATGCTGGCGCTGTTCGTACTCTCCAGTTTCGAGGCGGTTTTGCCGCTGCCGCTGGCGCTGCAGATGCTGGGCGAGACCTTGGCCGCGGCGCGGCGGGTGTTCGGCATTCTCGACGCCCGGCCGCAGGTGGAGGAGCCCGCCGACATGCCCGTGCCGCAGTGGGAGCGCGCCGATGTCGAGATCGACGGCCTGCGGCTGCGCTACCCCGGCGCACGCGGCGAGGCGGCCTGGGCGCTCGACGGCCTGAGCCTGCAGCTGCGCGCGGGCGAGCGCGTCGCCCTGGTCGGCCCCAGCGGCGCGGGCAAGAGCACGCTGGTGCAGGCGCTGCTGCGGTTCTGGGACTATCAGGAGGGCAGCGTGCGCATCGGCGGCCACGACCTGCGCGCCTGGCCGGGCGAGGCGCTGCGCGCGCACATCGCCGTGGTGTCGCAAGACACCTATCTGTTCAACACCACCATTCGCGACAACCTCATGCTGGCCAAGCCTGAGGCCACGGAGGACGAAGTGATCGCGGCGTGCAAGGCGGCGCAGTTGCACGACTTCATCGCCGCGCTGCCCGAGGGGTATGAAACCTGGGTGGGCGAGGCCGGCATGCGGCTGTCGGGCGGACAAGCGCGGCGCGTGGCCATCGCCCGCGCGCTGCTGCGCAACGCGCCGCTGCTCATTCTCGACGAACCCACCGAGGGCCTGGACGCGCTGACCGAGCGCGATCTGCTGCGCGACCTGGTGCAACTGATGCAGGGCCGCACCGTGCTGCTGATCAGCCACCGCATCGCCGCGCTGCCCGCTGCGGTCGACCGGGTACTGGTGATGGAAGCCGGCCGGGTGGTGGAGGCCGGCGCGCCCGCCGAGTTGCTGGCGCGGCAGGGCGGCGCCTTCCGCGCGCTGCACGACGCGCTGTAA
- a CDS encoding sensor histidine kinase: MTLKLRAPLGISFSALLLWSFALVGLPLLIGLSVTAYLFDQVATQARSSVAVAVQLTRTSRQIAQDIDNLQRASGQCLVLQDAALCSGVKQAHEAFVHDAAQLQAMPLPPDQQHTLYSLNTQEAALFSGVMASGKVKDGARVFNALNPQFDAMRLSADRLINHSNGLVDALEARLLQVSNRVWSVLGWLALASVSLSVCLALLFSWLLSQPLRQIKRSIRRLGEGQLDQAPSVAGPRDLVDLGVQLDWLRRRLADLEAQKIQLLRHVSHELKTPLASMKEGVDLLAEGVPGPLNAEQQSITRIMRGNVRDLHHRIDSLIHYDSALHHPEPLQIGPVKLRLLLASLIRRNHLTLRAKGVHVECGCAALQVQGDRAKLESLFENLLVNAIRFSPQGGRIGFDANRVEGGVEICVSDQGPGVAPEDRKQLFQPFFQGRNQPASALRGTGLGLALARQYAQMHGGTLELAPHPGPGAVFRVFLPDQAQNPV; this comes from the coding sequence ATGACCCTCAAGCTGCGCGCGCCGCTCGGCATCTCTTTTTCCGCGCTGCTGTTGTGGAGCTTTGCGCTGGTGGGGCTGCCGCTGCTCATCGGGCTGTCGGTCACGGCGTATCTGTTCGATCAGGTGGCCACGCAGGCGCGCAGCTCGGTGGCCGTGGCGGTGCAGCTCACGCGCACCTCGCGCCAGATCGCCCAGGACATCGACAACCTGCAGCGGGCCAGCGGCCAGTGTCTGGTGCTGCAGGACGCCGCGCTGTGCAGCGGGGTGAAGCAGGCGCATGAGGCTTTCGTGCACGATGCCGCGCAACTCCAGGCCATGCCGCTGCCGCCCGACCAGCAGCACACCCTCTACAGCCTGAACACGCAGGAAGCGGCGCTGTTTTCCGGGGTCATGGCCTCGGGCAAGGTGAAGGATGGCGCTCGGGTGTTCAACGCGCTCAACCCGCAATTCGACGCCATGCGCCTGTCGGCCGACAGGCTGATCAACCACAGCAACGGCCTGGTCGATGCGCTGGAAGCGCGGCTGCTGCAGGTCTCCAACCGCGTGTGGTCGGTGCTGGGCTGGCTGGCGCTGGCCAGCGTGAGCCTGTCGGTCTGTCTGGCGCTGCTGTTCTCCTGGCTGCTCAGCCAGCCCTTGCGACAGATCAAACGCTCCATCCGCCGTCTGGGCGAAGGGCAGCTCGATCAGGCGCCCAGCGTGGCTGGGCCGCGCGATCTGGTCGATCTGGGCGTGCAACTCGACTGGCTGCGCCGCAGGCTGGCCGATCTGGAGGCGCAGAAAATCCAGTTGCTGCGGCATGTGTCGCACGAGCTCAAAACCCCGCTGGCCTCGATGAAAGAGGGCGTGGACTTGCTGGCCGAAGGCGTGCCCGGCCCGCTCAACGCCGAGCAGCAGTCGATCACCCGCATCATGCGCGGCAATGTGCGCGACCTGCACCACCGCATCGACAGCCTGATCCATTACGACAGCGCGCTGCATCACCCCGAACCGCTGCAGATCGGCCCGGTGAAGCTGCGCTTATTGCTTGCCAGTTTGATCCGCCGCAATCATCTCACGCTGCGGGCGAAAGGCGTGCATGTGGAGTGCGGCTGTGCTGCGCTACAAGTGCAGGGCGACCGCGCCAAGCTGGAAAGCCTGTTCGAGAACCTGCTGGTCAACGCCATCCGTTTCAGCCCGCAGGGCGGCCGAATCGGATTCGACGCCAATCGGGTCGAAGGCGGCGTTGAAATCTGCGTCAGCGATCAGGGCCCGGGCGTGGCGCCAGAAGACCGCAAGCAGTTGTTCCAACCGTTTTTCCAGGGCCGCAACCAGCCGGCCAGCGCCTTGCGCGGCACCGGGCTCGGTCTGGCGCTGGCGCGGCAATACGCCCAGATGCACGGCGGCACCTTGGAGCTCGCGCCCCACCCCGGCCCCGGCGCGGTGTTTCGCGTGTTTCTTCCAGACCAAGCTCAAAATCCGGTATGA
- the ubiM gene encoding 5-demethoxyubiquinol-8 5-hydroxylase UbiM: MTFDLAIIGAGPAGLSMVRALAGSGLRIALVEQQSAAALADPPFDGREIALSLRTLRTLRESGVFDHIAPDQVFPLEHAVVLNGNDPHPMRVSPLRGKTQLGALVPNQQIRRAVWAAVQGQSEYTLFDQTRLGAVRTDAQGVELDLEPAQAAAAAAPAQTIRAKLLIAADSRFSETRRKMGIGADSHDFGKTMLVCRMQHEQPHHHTAWEWFGIGQTLALLPLSEHLSSVVLTLPQHEMQALLELPDADFERDITRRYQGRLGEMKRAGSRHTYPLVGVYAQRFVAPRFALIGDAAVGMHPVTAHGFNFGLHGVDLLSREILAAARAGTDIAAPERLQRFEAAHRRATRPLYLATQAIATLYTDDRGPARLVRRLVLDASSRIGPLRLAIATALSEDGLSLRGLLPRLA, translated from the coding sequence ATGACGTTCGATCTCGCCATCATCGGCGCCGGCCCGGCCGGTCTGTCCATGGTGCGGGCGCTGGCTGGCAGCGGCCTGCGCATCGCCCTCGTCGAGCAGCAAAGCGCGGCCGCGCTGGCCGACCCCCCTTTCGACGGCCGCGAAATTGCGCTCAGCCTGCGCACCCTGCGCACCTTGCGCGAGTCCGGGGTGTTCGACCACATCGCGCCCGATCAGGTGTTTCCGCTCGAACACGCCGTGGTGCTCAACGGCAACGATCCGCATCCCATGCGCGTATCGCCGCTGCGCGGCAAAACCCAGCTCGGCGCCCTCGTGCCCAATCAGCAAATCCGCCGCGCGGTTTGGGCTGCGGTGCAGGGCCAAAGCGAATACACCCTGTTCGACCAGACCCGTCTGGGCGCGGTGCGCACTGATGCGCAGGGCGTTGAGCTCGACCTCGAACCGGCGCAGGCAGCGGCGGCCGCTGCCCCGGCCCAGACTATCCGGGCGAAGCTGCTGATCGCCGCCGACAGCCGGTTTTCCGAAACCCGGCGCAAGATGGGCATCGGCGCCGACTCGCACGACTTCGGCAAGACCATGCTGGTGTGCCGCATGCAGCATGAGCAGCCGCATCACCACACCGCGTGGGAATGGTTCGGTATCGGCCAGACCTTGGCCTTGCTGCCCTTGTCCGAGCACCTCTCGTCCGTGGTGCTCACCCTGCCGCAGCATGAGATGCAGGCATTGCTGGAGCTGCCCGATGCCGACTTCGAGCGCGACATCACCCGGCGCTATCAGGGTCGTCTGGGCGAAATGAAACGCGCGGGCAGCCGTCACACCTATCCGCTGGTCGGGGTTTATGCCCAGCGCTTTGTCGCGCCGCGTTTCGCCCTGATCGGCGACGCCGCCGTGGGCATGCACCCGGTGACCGCGCATGGCTTCAACTTCGGTCTGCACGGCGTCGATCTGCTGTCGCGCGAAATTCTGGCCGCCGCGCGCGCGGGTACCGACATCGCCGCGCCCGAGCGCCTGCAGCGCTTCGAGGCGGCGCATCGCCGCGCGACGCGCCCGCTGTATCTGGCCACGCAAGCCATCGCCACGCTCTACACCGACGACCGCGGCCCGGCCCGCCTGGTACGCCGACTGGTGCTCGATGCCTCCAGCCGCATCGGCCCCCTGCGCCTGGCCATCGCCACCGCGCTGAGCGAAGACGGATTGAGCCTGCGCGGGCTGTTGCCGCGTCTGGCCTGA
- a CDS encoding YegP family protein yields MAVRFELHKNEKGQFHFSLKAADGGTLLSSEHYESKASAENGMASVKKNSVLPERFEKQVASDGRAYFTLKAANHQVVGTSPMFGTADKRDAMLAMVHAEAEHAAVHDHT; encoded by the coding sequence ATGGCAGTCCGCTTTGAATTGCACAAAAACGAAAAAGGTCAGTTCCACTTTTCGCTCAAAGCGGCCGATGGCGGCACGCTGCTGAGCAGCGAGCACTACGAGAGCAAGGCCTCCGCAGAGAATGGCATGGCCTCGGTGAAAAAGAACAGCGTGCTGCCCGAGCGCTTTGAAAAACAGGTCGCCAGCGACGGCCGTGCCTACTTCACGCTGAAGGCGGCCAACCATCAGGTGGTGGGCACCAGCCCGATGTTCGGCACCGCCGACAAGCGCGATGCCATGCTCGCCATGGTGCACGCCGAGGCCGAGCACGCCGCCGTGCACGATCACACCTGA
- a CDS encoding YeeE/YedE family protein, with product MFTIDWSVFTPYSALAGGALIGAAAGALALGGGKIAGISGILGGSLSDALAARRPASWRLSFLVGVLAASVLWALSMPLPGAQFEAPWGLLLVGGLLVGVGARLSSGCASGHGVCGLARLSHRSLAAVATFLSTGIITAVSVHALLY from the coding sequence ATGTTCACTATCGACTGGTCTGTATTCACCCCTTATTCCGCCCTTGCAGGCGGCGCGTTGATCGGCGCCGCTGCAGGCGCGCTCGCCTTGGGCGGCGGCAAGATCGCGGGCATCAGCGGCATTCTGGGCGGCTCGCTCAGCGACGCTCTGGCCGCGCGTCGCCCGGCCTCGTGGCGGCTGAGTTTTCTCGTCGGCGTGCTCGCGGCTTCGGTGCTGTGGGCGCTGTCGATGCCCCTGCCCGGCGCGCAATTCGAGGCGCCCTGGGGGCTGCTGCTCGTCGGCGGTCTGCTGGTGGGGGTGGGCGCGCGGCTGAGTTCGGGCTGCGCCAGCGGCCACGGTGTCTGCGGGTTGGCGCGGCTGTCGCACCGCTCGCTCGCCGCCGTGGCCACTTTCCTCTCCACCGGCATCATCACCGCGGTATCGGTTCATGCCCTGCTGTACTGA
- a CDS encoding 23S rRNA (adenine(2030)-N(6))-methyltransferase RlmJ, protein MLAYRHAFHAGNHADVLKHLVLVQVLRHMNRKEKPYWVIDTHAGAGGYPLHEASAQKNAEYADGIERLWNRKDAPEAVQDYLAQIRAFNTGGPLLYYPGSPGIAHQLMRPQDKLRLFELHPTDHRVLDATFGAQPGVQVRCADGFVALKSLLPPQDRRAVVLLDPSYELKTDYAALRNTVSDALQRFAVGTYAVWYPVLQRRESHLLPQQLRRIAGQADWLDVRMQVREPDASGFGLLGSGMFLINPPWTLHATLREVLPWLTGVLGQFNGAHFALEQQAG, encoded by the coding sequence ATGCTCGCCTACCGACACGCCTTTCACGCCGGCAACCACGCCGACGTGCTCAAACATCTGGTGCTGGTGCAGGTGCTCCGGCACATGAACCGCAAAGAAAAACCCTATTGGGTGATCGACACCCACGCGGGCGCCGGGGGTTACCCCCTGCACGAAGCCTCAGCGCAAAAAAATGCCGAGTACGCCGACGGCATCGAACGCCTCTGGAACCGCAAGGACGCGCCGGAGGCGGTGCAAGACTACCTCGCGCAGATTCGCGCCTTCAACACGGGTGGCCCGCTGCTCTACTACCCCGGCTCGCCCGGCATTGCCCACCAGCTCATGCGGCCGCAAGACAAGCTGCGGCTGTTCGAGCTGCACCCCACCGATCACCGCGTGCTCGACGCCACATTCGGCGCGCAGCCGGGGGTGCAGGTGCGCTGTGCCGACGGTTTTGTCGCCCTCAAAAGCCTGCTGCCGCCGCAAGACCGCCGCGCCGTCGTGCTGCTCGACCCGTCTTACGAACTCAAGACCGATTACGCCGCGCTGCGCAACACGGTCAGCGACGCGCTGCAGCGCTTTGCCGTCGGCACCTATGCGGTGTGGTACCCGGTGCTGCAGCGGCGCGAGTCGCACCTGCTGCCGCAACAGCTGCGCCGCATCGCAGGCCAGGCCGACTGGCTCGATGTGCGCATGCAGGTACGCGAACCCGACGCCAGCGGCTTCGGCCTGCTGGGCAGCGGTATGTTCCTCATCAACCCGCCGTGGACGCTGCACGCCACCTTGCGCGAGGTGCTGCCCTGGTTGACCGGGGTGCTCGGGCAATTCAATGGGGCGCATTTCGCGCTGGAGCAGCAGGCCGGCTGA
- the pyrE gene encoding orotate phosphoribosyltransferase encodes MSSPSPATASAPSALPNALDFIRFAVDSGVIAFGDFTTKAGRQSPYFFNAGLFNDGAMLARLAQFYARALLESGVTFDMLFGPAYKGIPLGAVVAVELARLGRNVGFAYNRKEAKDHGEGGSTVGAPIRGRVVIVDDVISAGTATGESVRLIRAAGAEPAAVLIALDRQEKAAIQGRTLDVSAVQHVSREYGLPVISIANLDSLLAYLADSGHPELARWRPAVQQYRDTYGV; translated from the coding sequence ATGTCCTCCCCTTCTCCTGCAACCGCTTCCGCGCCAAGTGCGCTCCCCAACGCGCTCGACTTCATCCGTTTCGCCGTCGACAGCGGCGTGATCGCCTTTGGCGACTTCACCACCAAGGCGGGGCGGCAGTCGCCCTATTTTTTCAACGCCGGTTTGTTCAACGACGGCGCCATGCTGGCGCGGCTGGCGCAGTTTTATGCGCGCGCGCTGCTGGAGAGCGGCGTGACGTTCGACATGCTGTTCGGCCCGGCGTACAAGGGCATTCCGCTCGGCGCAGTGGTCGCGGTGGAACTGGCGCGACTGGGCCGCAATGTGGGCTTCGCCTACAACCGCAAGGAAGCCAAGGATCACGGCGAGGGCGGCAGCACCGTGGGCGCGCCCATCCGCGGCCGGGTGGTCATCGTCGATGACGTGATTTCCGCGGGAACGGCCACGGGCGAATCGGTCCGGCTGATCCGCGCGGCAGGGGCCGAACCCGCCGCCGTGCTCATCGCGCTCGACCGCCAGGAGAAGGCCGCAATTCAGGGCCGCACCCTCGACGTTTCGGCCGTACAGCACGTCAGCCGCGAGTACGGGCTGCCGGTCATTTCCATCGCCAATCTCGACAGCCTGCTCGCCTATCTGGCCGACAGCGGCCACCCAGAGCTGGCGCGCTGGCGGCCCGCGGTGCAGCAGTACCGCGACACTTACGGGGTCTGA